The DNA segment CGCTCCTGGGCGCCACCAGCGAGGCCATGGTGCTGCGCAGGTTGGCGGACGAGACGGCGCGGGCGCTCAGCGCGGACCGGGCCGCGGCGCTGCTCGGGAGCAACACGGGCCTGCTCACCGCGGCGGTGTCGGGCGCGGACGCGGTGGCCGTGCCCCGCTCGCTCGCGCAGGTGGCGTTGGACCGCAAGGAGCTGGTGCAGGCGGAGACGGAGATGTGCGCGCCGCTGGTGGCTTCGGGTGGCAAGCCGTTCGGCGTCATCTACGCGACGCGGGCGGACTCGTCGTTCACCGGTGGGGAGGGACAACTGCTCGCCGCGTTGGGGCGGTTGGGAGGCGAGGCGTATACGGCGGTGCGCTCGCGGGTGGAGGCGGAGGCGCCGGTGCCCGTGCTGCTCGGGACGTCCAGGCCGCTGCGCGCGCTCGCGGATGCGGCGCGACGGGCCGCCAACAGCGCCGCGCCGGTGGTGCTGCATGGCGAGCCGGGCACGGGCAAGACGCTGATGGCGCGTGTCATCCATGCCCGCTCTCCGCGCGCGCTGGAACCCCTGGTGACGGTGGACTGCCGTCTGCCACAGGAGGCCGTGGAGGAGGCCCTGTTCGGCCGCGCCAGCGCGCCTGGACAGCCTCCGGTGGCGTCCGCGTTGCTGCGCGCGGACCGGGGCTCGCTGCTGCTCCAGCATGTCGAGGCGCTGCCTCGCGCCACGGCGGAGCGGTTGGTGCGGCTGCTGGCCCGACGGACGGCCCCCGCGCGGCAGGGCGGCGAGGAGCCCGTGGACGTGCGGCTGCTCGTCACGTCGTTGGCTCCGGTGGCGACGCTGGGCTCCAAGGGCGAGGTGGACGCGGCCCTGGCCCGGGCGCTGATGGGCTTCGAGCTGGAGGTGCCGGCGCTGCGGGAGCGGCGTGCGGATGTGATGGCGCTGCTCGAGGGGTTCCTGGCGCGTGCCTCGCGTCGGGTGCGCAGTGAGCCTCCGACGCTGGGGCCCGATGCCCGCCGGCTGCTGACGGACTATCCGTGGCCCCACAACGTCCGTGAGCTGGAGCTCGTGGGCGAGCGGCTGGGATTGCTGTACGCGGGGGCCCGCGTGGGCGCGCTGCACCTGCCTCCCGAGGTGCAGCAGGGCGCGGCGGCGAGTGATGCGCAGACGCTGCAGGCGCGTGTCGGGAGGCTCGAGCGCGACGCCATCGCGGAGGCGCTCCGTGAGGCGGGCGGAAAGAAGGTTCGCGCCGCGGCACTGCTCGGAATCAGCCGGCCCACGCTGGACAAGAAGATCGAGGAGTACGGCCTGTCGGTGGAGCGCGGACGGCGAGGTGAGGACGGGCGCTGACGGCGAGCGAGGCTCTGTTTCCGTCTTCGAGTTGTCGCTCCTCGATGCGAAGAAGGCGAAGGGCCTCTTCGCGATGAAGAGGGCAGCGAGGCGAGGACGGGTGGTGCTGACAGCGGACGCAGCTTTCCCGTCTCCGAGCAGTCACTGCTCGATGCGAAGGACCTCTTCGCGATGAGAGGAGAGGTCAGCGAGGACGCAGCCTTGCCTCGATGCGGCGTGGCCCTCGATGATGAGGGCCACGCTGTATGGAAGGGGCCGGGAAACTGCTGCGGCTCACTCCAGGCGCCCTTGCTGCCCGTGTCTCGAGCTCGGAGGTCCCTTGGTCGCGCCGAGGGAACTGACGCGTAGAATCGCGCTGCGTTCGTCCGCTCACTTCCTGCGGCTGAGCAGCACGCCCCCGAGGATGAGCGCAGCGCCCAGCGCCTGGAGCCACGTGGGCCGCTCGCCGCGCACGCCCCACGCCGTGAGCGCCGCGACCACGGGCACGCCCGTGTTGTAGAGCGATGCGCGGGCGCTGCCGACCTGCTGCACGGTGCGTCCCCAGATGAAGTAGCTGAGCACCAGCGGCACGAGCGCCGAGTACACCACGCCGGCCCACGCCCCGAAGCCGATGCTCCCGACGTCCAGCGCGAGCACCTCCGGCACGCCCGCGAGCACCACACCCGGCGCACCCGTCAGCATGGTGATGGCGGTGATGCGCAGCGCCGACACCTCGTTGCCCACCGAGCGGATGCCCACCGTGTAGAGGGCCCAGCACGCGCACGCCCCCAGGATGAGTCCGTCCCCCAGGCGCGTTCCGGTGCCCAGCGAGGGACCTCGCGCGGCGACCACCAGCACCATCCCCACCACCGCCAGCGACATGCCCATCACCAGCGGACGGCTCGGACGCTCCACGCCCAGCGCCGCGCCCAACGCCGCCACCAGCACCGGCGTCACCGC comes from the Myxococcus fulvus genome and includes:
- a CDS encoding DMT family transporter, yielding MSTTVTSAPAAPSRTFSANDVAILCVVVVWGTNYTVVKEALGTIPPLAFMAVRFAIASVAMAALLLVVEGWKPLSRPVFLKLAALGLVGNTLYQLCFILGLANTTAANSGLLTAVTPVLVAALGAALGVERPSRPLVMGMSLAVVGMVLVVAARGPSLGTGTRLGDGLILGACACWALYTVGIRSVGNEVSALRITAITMLTGAPGVVLAGVPEVLALDVGSIGFGAWAGVVYSALVPLVLSYFIWGRTVQQVGSARASLYNTGVPVVAALTAWGVRGERPTWLQALGAALILGGVLLSRRK
- a CDS encoding FHA domain-containing protein, whose translation is MPALLLLTGPSAGRHYEVLSDMAIGRSPSCEIPLRDDQVSRKHAQLTVHEGQVRLTDLDSRNGTLVNGARISGQVVLQPGDRVRVGSTMAVFEPAPVTLVEGGPTSPGHVPIEEVLPHVGAAAALYSAGTALLGATSEAMVLRRLADETARALSADRAAALLGSNTGLLTAAVSGADAVAVPRSLAQVALDRKELVQAETEMCAPLVASGGKPFGVIYATRADSSFTGGEGQLLAALGRLGGEAYTAVRSRVEAEAPVPVLLGTSRPLRALADAARRAANSAAPVVLHGEPGTGKTLMARVIHARSPRALEPLVTVDCRLPQEAVEEALFGRASAPGQPPVASALLRADRGSLLLQHVEALPRATAERLVRLLARRTAPARQGGEEPVDVRLLVTSLAPVATLGSKGEVDAALARALMGFELEVPALRERRADVMALLEGFLARASRRVRSEPPTLGPDARRLLTDYPWPHNVRELELVGERLGLLYAGARVGALHLPPEVQQGAAASDAQTLQARVGRLERDAIAEALREAGGKKVRAAALLGISRPTLDKKIEEYGLSVERGRRGEDGR